The DNA segment GCTTCTATTCCGGTGTTGCGGTGGACGAATCCCGGGATATGCTGCTGATAACCGATTTCCCGGCCGACAGTCTGATGCTGCTGGCTCGCCAGGGATATCATGTGGTGGACGAAAAGAGGGTGTCGGATGGGCCGCTTGCACCACTGCTGGTCGAATAACTGGCGCAGAGCCGGAATCGCTGCGGGGCTTTCTCTGTTGCTGCATGCAGTCGGGCTGTTGATCTGGATAGCATCGCCGCGCATGCTCGGGGCTCCACCACAGCCGCAGGTTTTTTCGGTGTATATTGAAGCGGTCGATGCACCACAGGAGCCGGCACCCGTTGCACCAGCACCTGCAGAGAAATTCGCACCCGAGAAACCTGCATCCGCTGAGGAGCCAGCGCCTGTGGTGGACATGGCACCAGCCGAGGACCGGGCGCCTGTGGAGCCAGCACCAGCCGAAGAGCAGGCGCCCGAAGAGCAGGCACCTGTAGAGGAGCCGACGCCCGCAAAGCAGGCGCCCGCCGAAGAATCAGCACCTGCAGAGATGCCAGTTTCGCTCAATGAACTGAAACCCTCCCGGATCCTGGATGTTCCGGAAAGGATCTCTGAAACAGATGCCGCCCTGCCGGAACACACCCCCGCTGCCAGCCCGGATGGCGAAAAAAACCTGCCCGCGCACAGACAGGATGATATGACTGACGAGCAGATATTTGCCAGGCTCAGTGCCGGGCGGCGACTGCCGGCTCCTGGCTATCCGCCAGCTGCCGAACGCTTTGGTCAGCAGGGGGTGGTCCGGGTGGGGATCGAGGTGGCTGCTTCCGGGAGGATCACCCAGGTCAGACTGGTCTCATCATCCGGCCATAGTCTGCTTGATCAGGAGGTGGTACGGACTGTTGAACGGCACTGGCGTTTCAATCAGGCGCCGGGCACGGTATATATCGAGCGGGAATTCGAGTTCCGGTTGCAGTAATCCCTCGCCCCCCTTGTCTGCGGCCCGGAACAGCGATTTTTCAGCCAATACTGGCGTTGTGATAGAAAACAGGCTATGATACACGGTGTATGAGTGGTGTAATCGGTATTGACGCAGCATCTGGCGGGTGGGTTGTCGCCCGGATCTCCCGCGACGGGCAATGGGAGCTTGATTTCATAGAGAGCCGCTATGACTCAAAGACCGACGAGGTCTATCTGCCGTCATCGCTTGTTGAATATATGGTCACCAACCGGCTGAGTCTTATCGATATGCCGGTCGGGCTGGTTTCCCGGGATGCTGTTGTAGACGGAAGTCTGTCACCCGAGATGGCGGTACATCGTGAGGATGCGATCCGTCGCCTGTTGCGGGAGCGCGTACCGAACGGGGGGCGCTTCAGCAACTCGGTGTTTCCGACCCCGGTTTCCGAGGCAGTCTATGCCTCGGACTACGAATCAGGGGCCGCGGTGAACAAGGAAGCCCTGGGAAAGTCGATCTCCCGACAAACATGGAACCTGGTATATCGGATCAAGCAGGTGCAGGCGATTCTGCAGGTGGTCCCCGGGATTGTGGGCACCCTGCTTGAGTCGCACCCGGAAACCGTATATCGATTGCTGCATGCAGGCAGCGGTGCGGAGGCTTCTCTGGCATCCAAACGAACCCAGGAAGGGATCGAGCAGAGACTGAATCTGCTTGAGCAGGTCCTGCCGGGGGCACAGGCAGCCTTCGATGATGCCTGGCACCACTGGGGCAAGGATGTGCGGGCTCAGCGCGACGACGCTGCCGATGCGATGGTGCTGGCACTCTGTGCCTATGCCGGGCAGCAACAGGGAAAACTGTATACACCGGTGGTGATGGACGGCAGCCTTCGAGAGGCCAGTCTGCCGCTGCAGGATTTTACCGCATCACGTCTGGGCAGCGGGATTCACAGTCGTCGCCGGGATGTGCTGCTTAAAGCCGAGTTTCCGGCCGCGATCCCCCGGGGAAGTGAAGAAATCCCGCTCTGTATGGTCTACTGCCCCCCGGAGTTCTGTAACGTCTCACGGTAGAGTCGCTCCTTGCGATACAGCAGGGTCAATGGCACCTGAAAGGCCGCCTCGACCTTTTCCCGTTCCAGCATCTCGGATGCAGGCCCTACCTCGATCCCGCCCTGTTTGTCAAACAACAGTACGTTATCCGAGTACTGCTCGGACAGGTGCAGCTCATGCGCAGAGTACAGGAGTGCGGTGTTTTCGCTGCGAACAAAATCGGTCAGAAAGCGGAACACCCGCTCTTTGCGCGCATCCTCAAGAGCAAAAACCGGCTCATCCATCACCAGCAGCCTGGACCCGTACAGCAGACTGAACGCAATGACGGCCCGCTGCAGCGCCCCCTTGCTGAGTTCCTGGGTTCGATACTGCAGATCGTCGTGCAACTCAAGCTCGCTGATGATTGTCTGCAGCAGCTCGGCAGGCTTTTCGGCACGATATCCATTGGCATAGACAAACTCGAACAGTTCGCCGATCGGGGCCTCGGTCTCGAATTCCATATTCTGGTATACCACCGAAACCAGCCGGTTGCGCTCGTCCTCCAGATCGGGATCCAGATGTGCACCGCGATAAGCTGCGGTATCCATGCCGAGTGTTTCAATCGTCCCGGCAGCGGGGAAGAGCCGTGCAGCTGCCAGCAGCAGGAAGGTAGATTTCCCGGTTCCGTTCTGTCCTACCAGACTGGTTATACCGGAGGGCACATCGATGCTCAGATCGCGGAATACCCGGGTGATTGCATCGGGATCCTCGGCTGCCGATTCGCCGTCGGGAATCTGTGGATCTTCGTTGATCTGTGGGTAAAAAAAATCGACCCCGCGAAAGCGTATCGCCGGGCTGGTGTCGGACATCGCTGGTGTATTCATAACAGCTCCATGATATGCCATGAGCGAT comes from the Spirochaeta africana DSM 8902 genome and includes:
- a CDS encoding energy transducer TonB, coding for MGRLHHCWSNNWRRAGIAAGLSLLLHAVGLLIWIASPRMLGAPPQPQVFSVYIEAVDAPQEPAPVAPAPAEKFAPEKPASAEEPAPVVDMAPAEDRAPVEPAPAEEQAPEEQAPVEEPTPAKQAPAEESAPAEMPVSLNELKPSRILDVPERISETDAALPEHTPAASPDGEKNLPAHRQDDMTDEQIFARLSAGRRLPAPGYPPAAERFGQQGVVRVGIEVAASGRITQVRLVSSSGHSLLDQEVVRTVERHWRFNQAPGTVYIEREFEFRLQ
- a CDS encoding DUF429 domain-containing protein, whose translation is MSGVIGIDAASGGWVVARISRDGQWELDFIESRYDSKTDEVYLPSSLVEYMVTNRLSLIDMPVGLVSRDAVVDGSLSPEMAVHREDAIRRLLRERVPNGGRFSNSVFPTPVSEAVYASDYESGAAVNKEALGKSISRQTWNLVYRIKQVQAILQVVPGIVGTLLESHPETVYRLLHAGSGAEASLASKRTQEGIEQRLNLLEQVLPGAQAAFDDAWHHWGKDVRAQRDDAADAMVLALCAYAGQQQGKLYTPVVMDGSLREASLPLQDFTASRLGSGIHSRRRDVLLKAEFPAAIPRGSEEIPLCMVYCPPEFCNVSR
- a CDS encoding ATP-binding cassette domain-containing protein, with the protein product MNTPAMSDTSPAIRFRGVDFFYPQINEDPQIPDGESAAEDPDAITRVFRDLSIDVPSGITSLVGQNGTGKSTFLLLAAARLFPAAGTIETLGMDTAAYRGAHLDPDLEDERNRLVSVVYQNMEFETEAPIGELFEFVYANGYRAEKPAELLQTIISELELHDDLQYRTQELSKGALQRAVIAFSLLYGSRLLVMDEPVFALEDARKERVFRFLTDFVRSENTALLYSAHELHLSEQYSDNVLLFDKQGGIEVGPASEMLEREKVEAAFQVPLTLLYRKERLYRETLQNSGGQ